The Nostoc sp. PCC 7524 nucleotide sequence ATTGCGGCAGGAACTAGCAAATTTACTGGGATTCCAGAATTTTGCTGAATTAAGCTTGGCTAGTAAAATGGCTCCTAATGTGGAAGCAGTCGAAGCACTCTTAGAAGAATTACGCAGTGCTAGTTACGATGCTGCTACCCAAGATTTAGCAGCACTCAAAGCTTTTGCCTCTGCTAAGGGTGCAGCAGAAGCAGAAGATTTACGACATTGGGATATTAGCTTTTGGGCGGAACGCCAACGGGAAGAAAAATTTGCCTTCACTGCCGAAGAATTACGTCCTTACTTTCCCCTACCCCAAGTTCTAGAAGGCTTATTTGGATTAGTTAACCGCTTATTTGGCATCACTGTCACCCCAGCAGATGGTCAAGCTCCAGTGTGGCATGAGGATGTCCGTTATTTCCAAATTGCCGATGAAACAGGTAGCCCTATTGCCTACTTCTACCTAGATCCCTACAGCCGTCCCGCCGAAAAGCGTGGTGGCGCTTGGATGAATGTCTGCATCAATCGCGGCAAAATTGCTGACAATGGTGTGAACACTATCCGCTTACCTGTGGCGTATTTAATCTGTAACCAAACGCCGCCAGTGGATGATAAACCTAGTTTGATGACTTTCTATGAAGTAGAAACTCTATTCCACGAGTTTGGCCATGGGTTGCATCATATGCTGACTAAGGTTAACTATACTGGTGCAGCTGGAATTAATAATGTCGAATGGGATGCTGTGGAACTACCGAGCCAGTTTATGGAAAATTGGTGCTATGAGCGCACTACTTTATTTAGCATGGCGAAGCATTATGAAACTGGTGAATCGCTACCAGAGCATTATTATCAAAAACTCCTGGCAGCACGTAATTACATGAGTGGTAGCGCCATCTTGCGGCAAATCCACTTTAGTAGTGTGGATATAGAATTACACTCTCGCTATCGTCCAGGTAGCCACGAAACTGCCGCCGATGTGCGTCATCGCGTTGCCAAGACTACTACTGTGTTGCCCCCACTACCAGAAGATGCTTTCTTGTGTGCCTTTGGACATATATTTGAAGGTGGTTATGCCGCAGGTTACTACAGTTACAAGTGGGCTGAAGTGCTAAGTGCTGACGCTTTTGCGGCGTTTGAGGAAGCAGGGCTAGAAGATGAAGAAGCCATTAAAGTTACAGGTAGGCGTTACAGAGATACTGTACTAGCTCTCGGTGGTAGTAAACACCCAATGGAGGTGTTTCAAGCCTTCCGGGGTCGTCAACCTAGTACAACTTCTTTGCTGAAACATAACGGATTACTGGCAACTTCGGTCTGACTTTTCACGTTATGTGGAAAAGTTAACGCAAAACCTAACCCCCTAACCCCCTTCCCTAGTAGGGAAGGGGGAAAATTAAAGCCTCTCTCCTTGTAGGGGAGAGGTTTGGAGAGGGGTTTTCCAGATGCCGTGAAAAGTCAGCAACTTCGGTCTAGTAGGGAAGAATTTATGTTGCTGTGTACCTCTATGTTGAAGAATTCATTGTTTCACCTCAGAGGCACAGCGAAAATTCTGTAGCTTGCTTCGCGTAAAGTGCGAAATATAAAATAAAGGCGGAGTTAACCGCCATTACCATTCACTATTCTTGAGTAATTGGTTATTCTTGATTATCTGATATGAATATGAAGAATATATGACAAAGATGTGGCATTTTCTTCTCTGAAGAATGATACTGAAAAAAACTGATGATTATAATATTTCTAATATTGGCACACTGTAGTAGTAAAATTTTTTACAAAAATTCATATATAATTCTCAGTTAAATTTAAAAAAATTTATAAAGTTTGTTGTCATTTAGAAGTTATGGCGATATTACTGTACATCAATTCCGAGATTGATAAAATATTATAATATTTCTCCTAACTAAATTAAATATAAAGATAAAAATTGGGTGCAATTAGATATAGATGAATCAAATCAAAGATATTTCTGGGATTTTACAGCATTCTTGCCAATTACCCATTATTTTAGCAATCTTTAACTTTTTTCTAATTAAAAATATTTAACATAGATTAAAAATGATAACTAACATCACCAATTGTGAATTTTATCGTGCAGTATTGAGAGTAAGCTTAATTATTGAAACCTAGTTAAAAGTTGACATAAGTGAGCTACAAAAACTTAAATAATCATTAGTATTTTATATTTTTTTGCACTTTGGGTATGAATTACTAATGACTAAAAGTTGATGTGTGCTAGCTTAATTACTAGGTTGTTGAGCAAAATGGTGACAGGGTTAAACACCAAGCAACCTTAACAACAAGAAGTAACAATGATAGAGAAAATTTTACTAGCTGTTTCTGGATTGGGTCACGCCGAGGAAATGCTCAAAACCTTGAAAGAAGTGCCATCAATCCAATCTGCAAAAGTTACAGTTCTGCACGTTGTTTCTCCCCAAACTACTGCTACGGCAATGACAGATAAATGGGAAGAAGGCGGCAAAATTCTGGCGAATGCCATTCAATCTTTGAATTTAGATCCCTCTCAGGTATCTTCAATTTTACGCCAAGGTGATCCTAAAGATGTTGTCTGTCAGGTAGCAGATGAAATCGATGCTGACTTAATTATTATGGGTTCACGCGGGCTGAAGCGTCTGCAATCAATTTTATCGAACTCAGTGAGTCAGTACGTTTTTCAATTGTCTTCTCGCCCAATGTTGCTGGTTAAAGATGACATTTATGTCAAAAGAATTAAACGCGTCATGGTGGCGATGGATAACTCTGATGCAGCTAAACATTGTCTAGATTTGGCTTTGTTTTTACTGCGGGGTATTCAGGGTAGTCAATTAATTTTGGCTAACATTACTACAGATTTACGTGGTAAAAATTCTGAAGCGGCTGAAATTAGCCCAGACAAAAACCCTGTGTTAGCAGCAGCTGTTGCAGAAGCACAAAAATACGGTGTGCCGGCTCGCTGCTATACCAGTGTCGGTAAACCAGGGGAAGAAATTTGTCGCTTGACGGAAGAGTTGAACGTAGACTTATTATTGCTTGGTTCTCCCGATCGCCGGCCATCTGTGGCTAAGAATTTTGTTGATATCGATAGACTCATTGGTGCTTCTTTATCAGACTATGTACGAGTTAATGCTAGTTGTCCAGTATTGTTAGCACGGACAAGTGGTTAACCCCTTTTTCAGTCTAGTAGTTAATAAATAAAAACCCCTATACCAAATGGTGCAGGGGTTTTTTATGTTGTCCAAAAAATGATCAAGTATCTTTTTTACCTTCGCGGCTGGCAGTTTGGATGTAAAGAATTATTAAAAATACGGCGGGTACAAGTACGAACAGAATGCTCGCAACGAACCCTAGGTCATTAACTTGCATGGCAAGGAAGCCTCTCTTTAATTTCCAGTCAACAACTTTAGAATAGCATCTACGATGCCAGTGTTAGCTCTTTTTTTTTACCTATACAGCTATTACTTAAAGCTTAAGGTTTCGTGACTACGCTGACTGGGCCATTTACTAAGGTTTGGCAGGCTAGGCGATAGTTAGCGGGTTTTTTCTTTAACATCCGATTTTCAACATCTGTAGGAGTAGAAAGATTTTCGACTCCTTCTACTATCTCAACTACACAAGTACCACACTGACCGTAGCCGCCGCAATTGGTGAGTTTGCCAAAAAATTTATAGATGTCAATGCCATTTTCCATTGCTTTTAGCCGCAGATTAGCACCATCTGCCGCTATTACTTCTTTATTTTCTTTGACAAATTTGATATTACCCATAACTTAATAATTCCTCTGTAACTGCAAACTCGCCTGGTTGTATACCTATCTTACTGAGTTTATCCTAATTTATTACAAAAAATTAAGAATTATCAAGATTAAAGAAGTACAAAAAAATAGGACAGGTAATTTACCTGTCCTAGGAATTGATGATGTTTTAACTTACCTAAAGCCAACAGCTGCTTGCCATACGAAAGCAAGCAATAAAAAGAAAACGGGAATTACTGGGAGAACATCAACCAGAGGGTCGAAGATTTGATAAGCTTCAGGCAATTTTGCTAATAATAGTGCTGCTTCCATGTTTGTTTAAATCCACCTAATCCAACACAGCTTTCATAATTGAGATGTATCTTAACATGGTTTGGGCATTGGGAATTGGGCATTGGGCATGGGAGAAATTTTTTTCTATTCTCTATTCCCCATTCCCTATTCCTATTCTCCATTTTCTGGCGAATTGAGCCAATGACCAAATTCTGCCATGAAGCGATCGCTTAATATTGCTTGGCGAATTTTTTGGGTAAAACGGATGAGTTCGGTAATGTTATGAATGCTCAATAAGGTATAAGCTAAAATTTCTTGCGATCGCACTAAATGGGAAATGTAGGCACGACTGAAATTTTGACAAGCATAACAAGGACAATTCTCATCTAATGGTGCAAAATCTTCACGAAATTTAGCATTTTTTAAATTCCAACGTTCGCCGTTGACGATAGCTGTGCCGTGTCTTGCCCAACGGGTAGGAATCACACAATCAAATAAGTCTATTCCGGAAGCGATCGCAATTACCATTTCTCGATATGTCCCCACGCCCATCAAATAACGAGGTTTGTGGGGTGGTAACAATGGCGCGGTGGCTTGGACAATTTGCGCCATCAGTTCTGGTGGTTCTCCGACACTCACACCCCCAATGGCATAACCAGGTAAATCAAATTCAGTTAAACTATTGGCAGCTTTGGCGCGTAAATCCAGATATACCCCACCTTGCACAATCCCAAATAAGGCTTGATCACTACGTTGATGGGCTACAGTGCAACGTTCTAGCCAACGGTAAGTCCGCTCAGTGGCAGCTTCCACCTCTTGGCGCGTCGCTGGGTATGGTGGACATTCATCAAAGGCCATGATCACATCTGCCCCTAGGATATTCTGAATCTCTATGGAGCGTTCTGGCGTTAACTTAATGATTTGTCCATCGTGGGGTGAACGAAAAGTTACACCTTCTTCTGTAATCTTTCGCATTTCACTGAGGCTGAACACCTGGAACCCACCGGAATCAGTGAGTATCGGCCCATTCCAGCCCATAAATTTATGTAACCCACCCCCACCAGCTACAATCGCTTCCCCTGGTTGTAAGTGGAGATGATAGGTATTTGATAAAACCATCTGCGCCCCAGTTTCTTTTAATTGGGCTGGGGTGACAGTTTTGACATTCGCTAGCGTCCCCACAGGCATAAACCGGGGAGTTTCTACAGGGCCGTGCGGCGTGAAAAATACACCGGCTCTAGCTTTTGTTTGGCTACAACGAGCTAAGGATTGAAAAGAAAATGTGGCACTCAAGGTAAAATATCGCTGTGCGCTGTATAAAAAACAATAATTGATAATAAACAAACAGTAATTGATGATTGATCACCTCTGACCGTTTATCTATTACCAATTTCCAGATTTTGAGTATATGGTAACTACTTAAAACGTATCTGAACAGTCATCGTCAATTTCGGCATCCCATCTAGCAGCCAGAACTTCATCCATCATCGCCTCGATCGCACTGACGTTCCATTGTCGCTCTTGACGTTCTTGTAAAGGGGTTGATAGGGGAATTAGCCGCAGACACATACTTTCTTGTATCAAGTCAAAGTAGGTTGCGTTTTCTGGCGACTGTTTTAGTTCCAGATAATCAAAACTATCAACGTTCAGATATAGCGCACTGTTAGCAACTAAAGTAGACCTTTGCGGATTAGCAAAGACTTCCATCACATCCCCGTCACCCTCACTCAGTAGCTTGCCTTCTTGGGTGTAGATGTAGTGGACTCGACCTACATCAGCTAACAATCGCTTCATGTCGAGTTTGTTTACAATTATCCCCGTGTTAACAATGCACGGAGCAGGTATCTTGGTGTCGGGTAGATGATGTCTCATAGAAGAAATGAAGATGAGCGATTGTGAGTCCAACACAGCTAGACGATTGCTGACACAACTGGTTGACCGTCTACATCAAAAATATCAACTTTTGAGAGCGATCGTCTAATTACCTGAAGAAATTGTTAATTTTTGAATGAAAAACCAGACTATACTGTGTGGAAATTTTAGCTTGCTGATTTTAATAGCATTGCGTTATAATTAGCACGCAAAAAACGAGATTACAGAGTCAAGCATAGCAAAATTTGCCAAACAATTCCTTCATTAACAGCAATCTTATCTAAATATTTAAAATTTTCTGCTGTCAACTGTGCCGGAATTGAGATTGTTGATGAGATAGGGGATAAACTACAGGCGTGATTGAAGAAATAGTTGCCATGAAACCTCTAGAATTTTTTACTCACTTCCCAGAGGGTGGACAATCATGCTGAAGCAGCTGCAATGGTGGCAGAACCTAGGATTAAAACTATTAGCAGGCATAGTATTTTACACTACTATTCCTCTGCCTTATATAAATGGTTTAGATTTTCGCCAAGTGGCGCGTCTGGCTCCGGTGGTGGGGTTGATGATTGGTGGTATTTTAGGGCTGTTTGATACAGTCCTGAATTATCTGGGTATGCCTGTGCTGACTCGTAGTGCTTTAATAGTGGGTATTTGGATTGCCATTACTGGGGGGCTACACTTAGACGGGGCAATGGATACAGCTGATGGTTTGGCTGTTGGCAATCCAGAACGGCGGTTGGAAGTGATGGCAGACAGTGCTACAGGTGCATTTGGGGCAATGGCAGCGATCGCCTTATTATTATTAAAAACCACTGCCTTGATAGATATTGCAGACAAACGTTGGCTAGTCTTGATGGCTGCTTGTGGCTGGGGGCGTTGGGGACAACAACTAGCAATTTTCAGCTATCCCTACTTAAAACCCACCGGTAAAGGTGCATTACACAAACAAGCGATTTGTTCCTATCTAGATTTACTACCAGGACTGTTGTTAATGTTGACAGTTAGTGGCTTATTGTGGTTGCTCAATGGTCACAACTTGATTATCCCAGTAGTCATGATGCTTGTGGGATGTGCGATCGCTACTTTAACAGGTGCGTGGTTCAATCACAAATTAGGCGGACACACAGGGGACACCTACGGCGCAGTTGTGGAGTGGACTGAGGCTTTATTTCTATGTGTGCTGACAATACTTTAGTACCACTTGCGGAAGTCAATGGTAGAGATGACATAACACCTAATTATGGGTGAATTGATCTACGATCCCTGCTTTGCTGAGAAGTGGATAGAACCGTATCGACAGGGGCTGTTAACTCAACTAGCAATGCAGTTAGCGATCGCCATCCAACAGTCAGAACTGCATGAGCAGTTGTAAATTGCCAACCAGCATCTGCAAAACATGGTTGTCCTCGAACTCATTAATGCTGCTGATCAAGCACTTTATCAAGCCAAAGCACGAGGACGCAATAATTACTGCTTTTATAATTCAGTCTCCAAGTCCCAAACTGCTAAACAGTGATTATTGATCTTATTGAAGAAGGCAGAAGGCAGGAGGCAGAGGGCAGTCCCAATGAAAAAATTTCATCACCATGAATGAAAATGTGGTAACTTCCAAGATAAGGCTGATACAAGCGAGGTTGTTTCCTTATTAGAGCATCAGAGCCTGAAGGGCAGTCTAACCTGGATATCGAGAGGAATTACCAATTGTCGCCACTGAGCAATTTTTTGGTTTTAGTGAGCACGCAAGTCAGAATCTACTATTTAGATATCCACGTATTAGCCCCCTATCAATTTTGAAAGTTGTAGTAGCTCAAGAGATATGCAGGTAGTCTACAATCGTTGTGCAGGACTAGATGTACACAAAAAGACGGTGGTAGCTTGTGTAATTACCCCGAAGTCTTCGTCCGGATGGCACAAGGAAATACGCACATTCACTACAATGACTCAGGACTTGTTAAAACTTTCTGACTGGTTAACAAGTCACAATTGTACTCATGTAGCAATGGAGAGTACTGGAGAGTACTGGCGACCTGTATTTAATATCCTAGAAGGAAACTTTGAAGTTATGTTAGTTAATGCCCGTCATATAAAAGCGGTGCCAGGACGCAAAACAGACATCAAAGATTCGCAGTGGATTGCCGAACTACTACAACATGGGTTGTTACGTGCGAGTTTTATTCCCCCTGTGGAGCAAAGAGATTTGCGCGATTTAACTCGTCATCGTAGCAATTTTATTCGCGAAAGAGTTAACTTAGTGAATCGAGTCCAAAAAGTGCTGGAAGCTGCTAATATCAAACTTGCCTCAGTTGCCAGTGACGTAATGGGTGTGTCAGGACGAGCAATGCTAGCTGCGATTGTTGAAGGTAGCGCTAGTCCTGAACTGATGGCGGACTTGGCAAAAGGAACCATGCGAAAAAAGCACGATTTACTGATTCAAGCACTTGAGGGTAGAGTTCGTCCTCATCAACGATTCATTCTTGCACAGCTACTGTGTCAAATTGATAGCATAGACGAAACAATTAAATGTTTTGACCAACAAATTGAGGAATATTGCCGCCCTTTCGACCAAGCGGTTGAGTTAGTTGACACCATACCTGGTGTTGCTCGTCGAACTGCTGAGATCATTGTCTCGGAAATTGGCACGGATATGAGTCGCTTCCCAAGTGCCGAACATTTGGCTGCTTGGGCTGGGGTTGCCCCTGGAAACTATGAAAGTGGCGGTAAGAAGCTTTGTGACGGCACTCGCAAAGGTAATCGAGTTTTACGAACTATTTTGGTTCAAGCTGCCCATGCTTTGGCTCGAACTAAAACTTACCTTGCTGCACAGTTTCGTCGTCTGTCGGCACGACGCGGAAAAAAACGCGCTGCGGTTGCTGTTGCACATTCTATTTTAACGATCGCTTACCATCTCATATCACGTCAAGAACCTTATAAAGATTTAGGAGCTGATTATTTCGACAAACATCGACATGTAAGTGTCAAGAAACGTTTGATTAAACGCCTAGAAAAACTTGGTTATCAAGTTAGTGTTGAACCTGTTCCGGTCGCAATTTAAACCTGTAATCAATATTTTGTTTCGGCTGTGTCGCCATTCAACGACAATAGCCACATACTTTCTTTAGTTTTTTACCAAAGTTTGATTTTCAAGTCAGAAGGTTCTTTTCAGCTATAGGATTCAAACCCCTCCTGAAAAGAAGCCACCAAATTGAAAATTTGGTGGGGGTCTTAAACCCTTGCTCCCGACCGTCGCGCAGATGGTGACGCTCCTGCGTCGCTAACGCTTCTCTACGAGACGCTCCGCGAACGCTATCGGGCAATCGAGGAAGGGATAAATCCCTTCTGCCTTCTGCCCTCTGCCCTCTGCCTTTCTTTGATAAATACCCTAAAAGGTTGATATCAACAACAGATTGAATATAACTTTTGAGAGTATGCAAGTAAATTGGCAAATATTATGCTGAGACTGGCAACTATTGCAGGCATTGCATTAGAAAATGCAAAAAAATCGTCCTAGTAATA carries:
- the tgt gene encoding tRNA guanosine(34) transglycosylase Tgt, with amino-acid sequence MSATFSFQSLARCSQTKARAGVFFTPHGPVETPRFMPVGTLANVKTVTPAQLKETGAQMVLSNTYHLHLQPGEAIVAGGGGLHKFMGWNGPILTDSGGFQVFSLSEMRKITEEGVTFRSPHDGQIIKLTPERSIEIQNILGADVIMAFDECPPYPATRQEVEAATERTYRWLERCTVAHQRSDQALFGIVQGGVYLDLRAKAANSLTEFDLPGYAIGGVSVGEPPELMAQIVQATAPLLPPHKPRYLMGVGTYREMVIAIASGIDLFDCVIPTRWARHGTAIVNGERWNLKNAKFREDFAPLDENCPCYACQNFSRAYISHLVRSQEILAYTLLSIHNITELIRFTQKIRQAILSDRFMAEFGHWLNSPENGE
- a CDS encoding IS110 family transposase, with the translated sequence MQVVYNRCAGLDVHKKTVVACVITPKSSSGWHKEIRTFTTMTQDLLKLSDWLTSHNCTHVAMESTGEYWRPVFNILEGNFEVMLVNARHIKAVPGRKTDIKDSQWIAELLQHGLLRASFIPPVEQRDLRDLTRHRSNFIRERVNLVNRVQKVLEAANIKLASVASDVMGVSGRAMLAAIVEGSASPELMADLAKGTMRKKHDLLIQALEGRVRPHQRFILAQLLCQIDSIDETIKCFDQQIEEYCRPFDQAVELVDTIPGVARRTAEIIVSEIGTDMSRFPSAEHLAAWAGVAPGNYESGGKKLCDGTRKGNRVLRTILVQAAHALARTKTYLAAQFRRLSARRGKKRAAVAVAHSILTIAYHLISRQEPYKDLGADYFDKHRHVSVKKRLIKRLEKLGYQVSVEPVPVAI
- a CDS encoding 2Fe-2S iron-sulfur cluster-binding protein — encoded protein: MGNIKFVKENKEVIAADGANLRLKAMENGIDIYKFFGKLTNCGGYGQCGTCVVEIVEGVENLSTPTDVENRMLKKKPANYRLACQTLVNGPVSVVTKP
- the cobS gene encoding adenosylcobinamide-GDP ribazoletransferase, giving the protein MLKQLQWWQNLGLKLLAGIVFYTTIPLPYINGLDFRQVARLAPVVGLMIGGILGLFDTVLNYLGMPVLTRSALIVGIWIAITGGLHLDGAMDTADGLAVGNPERRLEVMADSATGAFGAMAAIALLLLKTTALIDIADKRWLVLMAACGWGRWGQQLAIFSYPYLKPTGKGALHKQAICSYLDLLPGLLLMLTVSGLLWLLNGHNLIIPVVMMLVGCAIATLTGAWFNHKLGGHTGDTYGAVVEWTEALFLCVLTIL
- the psbM gene encoding photosystem II reaction center protein PsbM; the encoded protein is MQVNDLGFVASILFVLVPAVFLIILYIQTASREGKKDT
- a CDS encoding universal stress protein gives rise to the protein MIEKILLAVSGLGHAEEMLKTLKEVPSIQSAKVTVLHVVSPQTTATAMTDKWEEGGKILANAIQSLNLDPSQVSSILRQGDPKDVVCQVADEIDADLIIMGSRGLKRLQSILSNSVSQYVFQLSSRPMLLVKDDIYVKRIKRVMVAMDNSDAAKHCLDLALFLLRGIQGSQLILANITTDLRGKNSEAAEISPDKNPVLAAAVAEAQKYGVPARCYTSVGKPGEEICRLTEELNVDLLLLGSPDRRPSVAKNFVDIDRLIGASLSDYVRVNASCPVLLARTSG
- a CDS encoding M3 family metallopeptidase is translated as MSANTTIPQNPLLKGAGLPSFAEITPDLVIPAFGQLLAELDQQLTTLEANVQPSWNGLAEPLEKLAERLSWSWGILDHLMGVKNSPELREAYETVQPQVVQFINKLGQSQPIYNAFKQLHASDSWHTLESAQQRIVEAAIRDAELSGVGLEGEARERFNAIQMELAELSTKFSNHVLDATKAFSLTLTTKAEVDGLPQSLLSLAAQAARAAGEENATPENGPWRITLDFPSFTPFMQHSTRRDLREKLYKAHITRASSGELDNNPLIERILELRQELANLLGFQNFAELSLASKMAPNVEAVEALLEELRSASYDAATQDLAALKAFASAKGAAEAEDLRHWDISFWAERQREEKFAFTAEELRPYFPLPQVLEGLFGLVNRLFGITVTPADGQAPVWHEDVRYFQIADETGSPIAYFYLDPYSRPAEKRGGAWMNVCINRGKIADNGVNTIRLPVAYLICNQTPPVDDKPSLMTFYEVETLFHEFGHGLHHMLTKVNYTGAAGINNVEWDAVELPSQFMENWCYERTTLFSMAKHYETGESLPEHYYQKLLAARNYMSGSAILRQIHFSSVDIELHSRYRPGSHETAADVRHRVAKTTTVLPPLPEDAFLCAFGHIFEGGYAAGYYSYKWAEVLSADAFAAFEEAGLEDEEAIKVTGRRYRDTVLALGGSKHPMEVFQAFRGRQPSTTSLLKHNGLLATSV
- a CDS encoding photosystem II reaction center protein K, with product MEAALLLAKLPEAYQIFDPLVDVLPVIPVFFLLLAFVWQAAVGFR